DNA sequence from the Thunnus maccoyii chromosome 7, fThuMac1.1, whole genome shotgun sequence genome:
ATTGAATATGTATAAATTTGCATCAAACATAAAATGCAGATATAGTCATATTACCTCTTAGTCTCCCTCCAAATTGGCATAAAAAGCCTGCGTTATATTGACATTACATCATCTATTTACAGTGTCTGCAGcgtcacattttacattttattttttgtcatttggcagatgctttttatccaaagcaacataCAAGTgaggcaagacaatcaagcgTTACAGGACAGGGACTCAAGTTGCTGAGCAGGTACAAGTGCAATGAGAAAGACCACTaacaattattgttattattgctgttttttaaaatttatttttgttctattAATGAGACCTGACAGTGGCAGAAGCAACTGTATTACCTATTACTGTTTCCCAAATTGGCAGAAGAGTCAGTGTTGATGATGTTGGTCAGGTCTCATCAAATGGAAAAATGGCCAAATttaaacacacttaaacacacagtatacagACTGATACTCCAGCAGGAGTGTCAGAAAACAAGTATTAGTGGTTAGTGATATTCAGTCAAAATAATGTGTCCTAATTCCATAATTCATACTAATTATAAGCAGGTTTTAAGTATAGCAGTGGAAGAcatattgagatttttttttacttaagtgaagGTTGCAATACtgcagtataaaaatactcctttacaagtTTACAAATTTTGGgttcaaaatcttacttaaaGGTGCACTATGTAAGATTTGGATAACACCATATCACCAGACACCACCACCACTCTCATAGAGTTATCACTCACTGAATATAGCGTAAAGCTTACTGTTTACAGCGAATCTGTTCTAtgtcaagatatcaaaatgctacagagatATTAGAGCCATCGCTAAATTACCAAAGAACTGCTCAGAGGCAGCTGAGATGACCAGCGGTCTCACCCAGCCAGCGGCTTCTCCGACAGCATCgcagcaaatttccaaataggtgTTATAGGTTTGGATAAACTAACCatatattgggaatctaaatggttactctcttgcttgaaaaaaatattaaaaatgaataaagtgatATTTTAACAGTCATACAGCTTTCAGCCCGGTTCCGGCATTGCTGCTGGTTGCTGACAAGCAGGTCTATCTGCGGACTCAGtatctacatgacacacccactcaAGTTGGGTGAGTGGGTTGGGCATGAGCAGCGAGATGGTTAGGATTAGAGGTCAGGGGTGTGTGCCGTCTAGTGTGCTGTTACGGTGACAACATCAGGGGGTGTGTattgtgtagtaaagtgggtgtgtccCTTATCATTGTTCGGGACAGCaccacttcttcttcctctcatgttggactgagggtAAACTGGAAGCTACAGTGACTCACCATCGCCcttgaggtacaaagtggtattacgagACAGGACGGGCCAgtgctagctggttagcatgctaacatcagtAGATATCTCTGTAACACAATACATAGACGTCTTTGACATAATGTCAAaattgttatttcttcacattctgttgataattttagttaattattgaacattttaaactaaaattctggccaaATCTTGCATAGTGCActtttaaatcaaaatacagaCGTAGGCTATTAGTTGCTAAATTTACTTGAAGTAtcagaagtaaaagtactcatcaTGCAAAATGACCCCACTCAGGGATATCTTGATTATACATACACAGATATAGtgtctgtaaaaaataatttcaccCCTCTTCtggtttttcatgtttttgtttcacaaCATGGAATCAAAGGGGATTTACTTTTTTTACactaatcaacagaaaaaatacGCTTTGTAGAAACCTAATTTCTACAAAGCAATCTAAATTAATTACACATGTAAAATACATTAcctgttttatttgtaaaatctATATCTGAAAACTATagatgtgaaataaatgtagtgtaaaaagtaaaatatttccctctaaaatgtagtagagtagaagtataaggctgcattaaatggaaatactcttgtacttaagtacagtacttgtgAAAATGTACTTGATGTGTAGCATATTCACACAGGAAAAATGACATATATACTCAAAAGTCAGTATGCTGACAGTTGGTGTACAATATTGTCTCACCATGTTTTACACAAAGGAAAAGTTAGTGGTGCTCACAGCtgcaaaaagtgtaaaaaaaaatcttttggaTAATGCTTTCACCTTGTGAAGTTTAAGTTAGGCTGCAGTGTgatgtattatttatttcctgtcgGTATAAAATGATGACTTTTTTGTATACCAACAGCACAAATACTTAGTATGTATTGTGGAAAAACAGCTCCAGTAAAAGGTTTCCAGAGATGTTCACCAGTGGAGGGCAGTAACAGTTTGCATTTAGCTCACTGTGATCAGCTACTTTTATCACCAGTGTtcccagagagagaaagtcttCTGCTCTCCCTGCTGGACACTAACAGCAGGTGCACAGAAAGAGGTGAAATGTGAAGCAACTCATTTTTAGAGAATTAGAAATGTTTATTACTTATGGAACACTTTTTAGACATCATTCATACCTTATGGAAGAATacagttacaaaaaaaatggTCCTTTATAATAGtatcagagaaaataaatccatacaaaaataaatggcTCGCAAATGGTTTGTAAAATGACAACAATGTTcttcataaaaatacaaatgcatGACAAATCATGAGGGTgccaaaacaattttaaaacatACACAAGATCATAACATTTTGCATATGAAGtagattattatattattataatcacCACACATGGAATCAGCACGTAATCATTTTTCATCGGCCAAGAAGGAATCTAATGAAAATATGAACTTAGCTTATAGACAGTCAGGAACAGTGAGAGACATGTTTTCCAGTTTGTGTTGAGGGTGTACAAcggaaaaatataaaaatagtctaaatatttttactattttgcATAGATTCAGCATATTTGAAATGATCACcgattaaaaacaaacactgtgtcTTTAGTATGTACAAATAACAGATAACATTATCACAGATGCTAATTACCTAATAGACAGATACATACTATAAATTTGTTCTTTTGATTCCTGCAGTACATAAAAACCATAAaccattgttttaatgtttatgtaGTAAAAACAGGATCCCTTAAAAGAATATACAATTGGCCACTAAGTCCCCTTTTTGGTCTCACTGCATCTATATTTAGATATTCAGTATCAAAATCTTAGTTTCGACATAAAGCCAGTACATTAGAATAATACATGTGGTCCTGGAAGAGAGCAGTTAACTCTGCTGATATTGATGTTAGTAAccaacactgacacagaggTGAGACAAGCACAACAAAACGTAATTTTTGACAAAGTTAACGCCATgcaaagggttaaaaaaaaacacatttgcttGCTAACAACCCCTACAACCCGTCTCACCCATTACTGCTCCAACTCTTATCTCAACTGGAGATAAAACACGGAAAAGTTGCCAATTTAGAGAGCAAACAAAATCACAGAAACTGAGCACACTTATCACAGGTGACTCAAGGTCAGGTGACTTTCAAATAACCTTTCTACAACCTCACCCTCTGATCTTCGCAGGTGGCTGCACATGGCTAACAATGAGCTGACCCTTTAAGAAAATGGCAGTGTTTGCTGTGGAAGTGGATTCAGCTCAGGCTGCTGTTTCCATTTCTCCCTAAAAAGTCATTTCATCCAGTTCTGCTGTCTTACAAACGATCAGatcattaatattaacataCCGTAtgttccctgtgtgtgtgtgtgtgtgtatgtgtgtgtgtgtgtgtgtgtgtgtgtgtttttgttacctcactGGGACCTTTTCTGGTATAAACACCTACCTCGTCAGGACCAGcagtcctcatggggaccaagACgtggtcctaatgaggcaaaatgtcatttctgaggtcctggttaagtTTAGGGGTAAAGTGTGAACTGGTaattagggtttgggttaggctgtccacaatgaatggaagtcaatgcaatgtcctaacaaggatagctgctcaaacttacagtatgttccctatgtgtgtgtgtgtgtgtgtgtgtgtgtgtgtgcccatgtGTGTCCAGTGAGTGTAGGAGCTGTACAGGTAACTTTGGTCTCAGCCTTTCACAGAGTCTTTGTAGCATTGTGGAGTGTATCTTGGCATCATGTGGACCATGGTAACTGTGAGAGCGGAGCGTAGAGACTCAGTGGGTTCATTAGTGGGTCTTGTCGTAGTCCTTCACCATGCGTTTGATGTAGAAAAGTTTGTGTCTCAGCCTGCGACACTCTTTCTTCTTAGACTGGTAGTCTGATGTctacagaggagagagagcacatTTAATATTACTTAACAGTGTAACAATGTTTGCTTTTCTACtatatattcaaaataataatagagTGAGAATAATAGAGTGAGCACAAATCAATTACAGAAGTTTTATGTGCAAAAGAATACCAAGAATAATACAATAGATGACATTTTGTCTGTGGATGTTTACAACAAACTCTGTAACACTGCTGCCACAAATATCtgcattatatttatataatgatATTATATATCTGCAGGCAGGTTTATAAATTGTAAACTCAGAAATGTTTCCTCACCCGCTTCAAGTCCTTCAGTTGATTATATTCCTCTGCTACAGTCtgatgaaagaagaaaatacacttattaTCATGCCAGCCTCACATTCaacctgaatgttgtttttcttttcctgttcaACATCTCTGTTTGACAcctgaataaaaacatttacctatctttgattttaaaaaaatacatgtttctaTCTGAATATATCCAACTAATACTTGAAACTATTCACTTCCATTAAGAGTTGTGAGTTGGAGGACAGATTTATTTCCACAACATCCCTACACAGAGTACAGCAATGTCAGATACGGTGGATATTTGATCTGGCTGAACTAAGAGCACGAGTGACTcatcaactgaaaatgaaattgtgCAAATTCTGAATGTTCTGGGTTTCAATATCTGAATTTTGGCACTTTGTAAAGCAGGAGCAAGAAAAAGGAGCATGAGCTGGAGCATTTTAGTTACAGTGCATGGGGATGATCTTCCCTACAGTAGCTCTGATTTTTAATTTAGACTCATCTTGCTTTCATAACCACATTTTTTGTTCAGCTATGCCAGTCTCATCACTCTTTGAGGTGCGTCCTGCGTATGTCTCACCTGGTATTTGACTGAAGTCTCATCCAGTGTGTCCAGCTGCCGGCTGAGTTTGTTTAAGTGATCGTTAATGTCGTCCATCTCTGCGCACAGGCGCTTGTACTCCCTAAGGTCGGCATCAAACTCTCTCTTATAGGCATGACGTTGTTCATCAGATGTAATCTCCGGATACAtgctggaggaagaggagagggagagcaagGAGGAGCAAAGGAACAAAAAGCATGGAGAGtttggagaggagagaaagacaaacagatatCAACATCAGAGataaacttgcaaaaaaaactTCCTGTACATGAAAAGCACACCTTACAAACTTCAATGAGGTCATCAGACTCCCTGTGGTTCAGACTGCTGAACACAGAGCACAGAGATCAAGGAGACATGAGTGCTGGTTGTTGTGGTCCACTCCAAATGTCTCCAAATCAGGGTGTATCCAAACAACCAAATATAACAAGTTTCTCGTAAACTACACCAATTCCTCTGTTTTGTACCTTTGGCCCAATTCTCTCATTATGCCTCAGTACAAGCAGTGTGGAATGGCATGCTTCAGGAGATTAACTAATCTCCTGGACAGAGTGAGGAATATACAGAACGTAGCTTTTTCCATCTGCATGTTTGACTGAAAGTTAGAATTAATATTCACCTTCTTTGCTCCCTATTCATCTGTTTATGTGCTCATCTATACTTGCGTGTTCTATTCAAAGGATGTTGTAGTTGCATTGtcttgtaaacaaagtcactCTCGTGTGAGGCTGATTCTCTGAGCTTACAGTTATTCATtcaaatcagagaatttagGTCTGGTCCTAAGGGAGCAATAGTATTTGACTGCAATCTACATGCTGTGTTCTTTGCTAAAGACATTTCCATCTCTAATCCAGACGGTGTATGAGCAGCTCAGAGATACAGCTGTACAGTCGTGGAAGCTTAAATCTCACCTCTCCCACTCCTCTGGGTCGAGTTCGTTGCCTGTCTCTCCTCCTGTGGTGTACTCCGTCTCATACTGAGACTCATCCAGCTCGGGGTTACGTCTGCGTCTCTTGCCCCTGTTGGCAGAAGGTTTACGGCCTCCGCCTGTCTCTTCTGAAGGACTAGAGCTGGTCCTTCCACCATGGGAGAAGACCTCCGATGGTCGGCTGGTGGTCTGCTCTGAGTATCTGCGGGTCAGCAACAAAGACATGAGAAGATTAGACAAGACCTCTTCAACTGTCCTAAAAAGTCTTCTTCATTAAAAccagagtaaaataaaaacctagAAAAATCTAGAACAGCAACTATGCTCTTAAAGCTgttagaaacattttatatgGAAAACATTTgtcttaaataataatattttatttatacagcgcTTTTAAAAGGCACTCAAAGTCACCTCACATCGAtaaacaaaatggcaaaaggaacaacaataacaacagagcagcaggaaagacactgttaaaagcaaaaacaaaaacagtaaaagagaataaaagacGTAGTGTCAATTTAAAAGTAACGGACTAACAGCTACTGCGTCAAATACTGTAACAACACCTTTGGCCAAAGTGCCTGAATAAACAAGGATTGAATGTTTCCAAAAGCGCTGAGTCACTCTTGACTTAACACTTTTAGATACGTACTTGTATAGAGACAATGTATGTCTAGTCTGGTGTTTTATGTCTTGAAAGGCCTCCTTGCTGTGTTTAGAGGGATATAAGGGTCGTACTGACTTTTGTTTCAACACAAATTATCAGTGAGTACAGTTAAGTACAGTTAAAGTACAGTTAAGTTTACGGGATCTAGTACAGTTTAAGTACAGTTAAGTTCACGGGATCTAGTACAGTTAAGTACAGTTAAAGTACAGTTAAGTTTTTACAGGGTAAATCTGTAATTTCCTTGACAGTCTAAGAAACAGACAATTTACTCCAAGAACATCATGACCCAAATAACACCACTATCTTTAGGAGTGGTGTTATAGGAGACTATGACTAAACATAACAAATATTTACTGATATGGGTTAGACTGATGCCATATGGATGAAGGTAGACAGTGTGAACCACTAATGATTATTGTTGCTTGCACCCTGTAATTTGACTCTGTACCATGTGGATGGCTCCAAGTGACCAGGAATCAGGTGCAGCTCTTTCATAACAAGAGGGGGAGACATGCTCAATTTTGTAGGTTTGTAGGGATTTGAAGAGGAATCCAAATCCAGCGGAGCAGATATTACAAGTTCTTACAAAAACAGGGCTGCATTACGTCAACAACTGGGCACACTGCAGGTCCTCAGGCTAACATTTTTCTGCTTATGAAACGGCAGCAATGATTATTTTGTGATCCCATTTTGTACTTTGAACTCCCTCAAAATCCTTACGTTGCTGAGTACAAAATTAAATGATTtggttattttatttagttaacGGTGCGGTAAGATCATTCAGAAATATGAGATGGACTTGTTTTTCAAAGGTACTGAGATGTTAAGAAACTGTAAAGAGAGGAGTACTTGACaaaactttacacacacacactgcagtctTGAGGACATTAACACAAACAGAGTGCTTCAGAAATCATTGAAGAAAAGCAAATACACTACTTCACAAACATGCTGCCTTTTCCCTTCCTCTGGGAATTCAATgaacatgagagaaaaaaaaaaaaaaacaaggaaaagttAATCCAACAAGGGCTCAAaggtcacacaaacacagctctCTACTGTGGGTGGGGCAATATATTTTCATGGGTTTTAAAACAAAGCAGTGATTAGATATCGCTTGTGTCACGTGTTTTGAGGTTTTGTTTGGAACCTTTACAGTATAAAGACTAAAAGGATGCTGCTTTTTCCTTGATAGAAGTTGAATAgagggattaaagcaagaaaatatATGTGAGCCTGAAAAATTGTCCAGGAGTAAATGTGTACAGTGTATTGAATTAtgtattatatgaatttaaaactgttcTAATCCTGAAATCAGACATGGTGTCTgagaatttattatttattaagagtGTTTCGAAACATTTAAATTGGGCTCTGGACTCACTGGTTGTTGTCGTACGTGTCCCCATTAAAGGAGCTGCTGTCCACCTTGGCTGGGGAGTAGGAGATGACACTGTTGGCTGAAGCGTTGAGCAGTCCGCCTGCTTTCTCTGACACCAACAGAGTTGGGGCGTCTTGAACACTGTGGCTTTCCTCCACATTGTTCACCTACAGCAGGCAGGAAAGAGCAGAAGGAACAGActcagcaaacacaaacaaacaactgaaacaCTCACAAAGAGCAAACCTCACCACAGGCTCATTTTCTGACTGACATCCTGCTTATAAATCCATTATTCTTCTTTTCCTTATATCTTAACTGACACGTTTAAATGACCTGCACAGCCACAAACAGGACAGTGTTATTACACTTTACATTGTTGAAAAGGAATTTATTTGGACAGTTTAAACATTAGCAGTGACCTTTAAATGAGAAAGGAAAGCTATTTCCACAGCACAGACAAAGGTTTGGTAATTAGTCCTTAAAGTTTGAGAGAGCAGCGGGGCACGTAATTGGACGGCACAGTCCAGCTCCTTAATGAAATGATGGTTATCTGCTTGGTTCACCGTGCCTGAAAAGTTCCAGAGAACTAAAACAAAGGATGACTTAAGGTTCATTGTAAAACACACTCAACACTAATTTTAAATAAACCGAATGCCATTGTTTGCAGCATTTCCCCATATGCTAAGCCTGTTTCTGATAACCTTCTGACCTTAAAAGATTAATCATAAAGatattacatacacacagaagaCAATGGACAGTAACTGAATCTTGGCTTTCACTTCTATCTGTTGTCTTATGTCTTCATGAACACCTGGGACGGATGTGTTCCTCTTTTCTTTATtcaaacaaaaggaaacagtGTCCGTCATGTGAAAACATTTGCCTTAATCTGTATTACCAAGTCTTCCTGTGAGGCCAGAGAGCCTGCATGAGAGAATTCCTCACAATGAAGGCTTCGGGGGTGGTCACCGTTTCTTCTACTGTGAGACCAGTAACTTTATCAATCATTAGATTCCACACAACATGGTAGCTATTGTTTTTGATGACTAACTGGCTTAATGTTAGTAAAAACTGAAGGTATTGAGGctcctaaaaacaaaaaagagaaagtaaaactaaaatCATCTATTGTATAAATGAGCGAGCAGGTTTTAAATCAAGCTCAAACTCTACTCACAAAGTATGTGCCTTTGTATATGGGCTATCACTGATATCACTGGTGCTGACTGGTGAGGTGACATGTTTCTGCATATTACATTAAATATCACACTAgtgaataaaaatgtcctgagcAGGAGTAATCTGCAGGATAATGTTCCTCTGAAATAAGACATCTGACATTTAATACACCTGCACACGAAAgcatgaatattttctttacttgtctaaaatgtatatattctgCGTGGTAAAACACACTCCTGAtagttacattttttaatttaccaGCCTTTGGCAAGTGAGCCAAAAATCCATTTCAAGCCCAGGTTAGAATTAAGAACTCACTAATACCCCACTATATAAAACTCTTATGAAACCTCCACTCCCCTGCTTCTTGAATGCTGCATTACGGAGCAATCTCCTAAATTCCTCACAGTGCAGGAGCAGAGGAAAATATCAGCTTAGctcccaaaaaacaacaatcataGTGGTTGGAGCGCTTGGGTGGGGGAGAGCTACCCTCCTTGCAGCTGCAGGAGAATCCCGTTTGAAGAGTGCAGCTTCAATCCCAACAATGGCCTCTCAGTGAGCAGCGCAGCGGCTGCTGCACCATGAACAGACTATGTAAGCACAGTAAGAATGTCTGAGATACTTGAACCTGGTGAAGCAAAGCAAGGAGGCAAAGATGGAGAGGCAGGGGGGGACAGAGCGCTGGATGTCGACGAGGGAGGGGAAACAAAGGGAAGCAGAAAGGCATGGAGAAGGCAAAGTGAGGGAGAAGAGCATGTGTAATAAAAGAAGTGGGGGAAGCAGCATCATGATGGAGCAAGACAGAAATCAAGGACAAGTAGAAGAAGAGGGGAAGTGACATGATGTTAAGAGCGAGAAAAGCAAGGATAGAGATTTATGTAAGCCGTAAAATGTCCACTTGAATAATAAAAAACGCTCTTAACTGCAGGCCTGTGCTTCACTGAAGACGATGCTACTTGTGTGTTGCAAATTGcacaaaacagtttttacaaCCAGCTTTAATGAGCAGCAGTAACCGACAGATTTATAAGAGAAGATACATTGAATGCTACAGCAAAActactgaaaaaaagaaaaaccagaaACCCTTTGTCATTTATGGTTCACCAACATTTTGTTTCTTAATATAACATTATTGTAACATGTTAAACGTACAAACTATAACATTATATGCTTAAAATCACGTTCTCTCtctattttgatgttttaaccCATGTCTATGAAACCAGCCCCAGATGCCTACACTCTACATCTGTGCAGCAATTCAGCATTTCCAGCACACAGACAGCCCTGCAGAAACCGACTCTGATGACCTCATGCAGCAGACACAATGCAGCCCCCCTGGGCGAGCTGAATGAGGCCAGTGTGTGAGGTCATCAGAGTGAGCCAGGCCTCCCTGAGCTCAGCAACAGAGATGGTCCAATCTCAAACCAACTACAGCCTTAGACTGTCACTGGCCTTGTGTTTAAAGGAGCCAAACAAGCCTGATGACTCATTTTGTGGCACTGATTTGCAGGTAGTGCAGCAAcgaagaaaaaataatcagtacAGTGtagaagatttaaaaaatgaggaaaacGAGGACAGATGAGCCAACTCTAACACACCACACCTGTTTATTGAAGCTATAACAAAGACAGAAGATGTATATCAGCTATAGTGGCCATACAATAACTGCACACTTTGAACCTGTGATTCTACAGATTACAGTCTTAAAACAGCAAAGTCATATATGTGCCACAGCCTACATACATATTTCAATCTTTGACACTGACTAGCTTGAATAAATAATGACCTGACAGTCATGAAAACTTTTGCGCAGCTTTAAAAATTCAAAACGTATCTCTTACATGCTTGAATGTCAAGACGTGTTAAATGTCTAAATGCAGTAGCAGTAAACTTAACTACTTAAACTTAACTACTGTACTTACAATAAATCTGATGACATCAGTGAGCATGGCTCCATTTATAGACACTAGTGCTAGTCACAGGATTCACTCTGGGCTTGACTCATTTACTCTCGTCTGCTCTGACTCCACACCTCTGTGTGCACGATACCATCCAATGACAACCCCtctcaaaaacaaacagctctaTATAATCAAATATAACACCATGTCTGATTAGTTCTTCTTTAGGTGAGATAAGCTATTGATTCTGAGTCCTTTATGTGTACAGATACGCTGGCGCTGCAAACTTGTTGCAAATGTTACGTCCCTCTGAGCCTTTTGAAATGTGAACACCATCTGCAAAGTCTCAGATTTCAATACTGCTGTttatcaattacatttttttcgCTATAGTACATTAGCATACTGTTATATCTCTGTCATTCAGTCTATGAAACAGGCATCATTTGAAAAGTGGCAGTTGAAGTCAATAATCAATCCATATTTCAGGTAACAGTCCCACATTTAAAAACCTGAGGCAGGCTCTCTAGAAACTACCTGCTTGCTCGCTATCTTCTGAGGTGGTTAATGATTACTCAGAGTGAAACCAGGTAGTAGACCATGAGCAAACAGGCACTGACTGCTATCAGCCCTGACCCTGAACAAAGTGActctgtcagaggaaacactggtACGGTAGTCTTACTGTTTCCCTCTGGATGCTATAAAGTGATAAAGATCTATATATGACACCCTTTTTGGACTTTCAGCTCATAAATACAAGCAATGAAAAAACATATGAGAGATGTGAACTGGTACACAACATTACAAAGTCTATCAGGAAATACAGCACAAATATAGTGTGTCAGAAATAGCAATAACAAACCAACCTTGGGATTGAGCAAGTCTCAGTCTGGCTATTTTGCTGCTCTGCATCACCACAATCAACCTAACCAATCTTTATAACTGATGACTACCAAAGTGGGATGACTACATGACTCATTACCTACGTGCTTACTTACTTTGTATTGTAAAAACAGGTGGAAACTAATTTCCCACATACCAACAAGTCACACAATTCGGTGACAGATGGGGAAAAGCGTATGTCAATCAGTTTTGTTGGCTGAAATCCACTATacgggaaaaaaaataaatttcatCATCTAATCAAATCAGTGAACATTGTATTCCATCAACCTTTCCTAAGGCTGGATTTAAACTCCCTCCAACCCTGTTCAAATGACTGCAAGCTGTGCATGCAAAAACTCTGGGTCAGTTAGggtcaaaatgtgatttttgtttgtaaatcCCATGTAAATCCAGATTTATTTAGCTGTGATTACCGTCCTGTTGTCTCTTACCCAGTCCTCTACATCTCTGCCCTCTGAGGCCTTCCCATCAACAAGAGGCCTATCCCAGTTGATGTTGGGTTTCCCGTAGCGCCAGATCTTCCCTCTAGTTTTGTGTGCAAAGAAAGCCGCAACACCCAAGGCGATGACAATCAGGAATCCACACACCATGGCAACTCCCTGGGAAAGCAAGAACATGGGAATAAAATCTCAAGTTCTCAAGAAGATAAGTTCTGAGATAAGGCTGGGTTATTCTGGTACAAGATGTACACAAAATACACGTGTGATGTCATTACAACAATTCGTGGCACCATGTACCATGAATGTAACAAATTCTTCAAGTTAagaaattacattacaaaaaaataaagggcTGTTAATATGAGAAGCTGTAATATACTCGTGACACAAG
Encoded proteins:
- the LOC121900380 gene encoding occludin-like gives rise to the protein MFDKQNYDSPPVYSPPFTSPSNHGFVPPGSFHAPQSDYNAYPPPPGSYYIEEKPQNFYKWLSPPGIIKAMMATVIVLCVAIFACVASTLMWDMQYGYGMGYGSGLGYGSGYGGGYGGGYGGGYGGGYGGSYGSGYGGYGGYGGYGSYISPYSAKTTMLAMAAINFIGALAFFIASFSKSNTVRSRKFFLALLIASILMGVLQGIITIVYIVGVNPMAQGSSSMMYNPMLMMCQNLYQTSYSQMGGVGGFPIYNQYLYHYCFVDPQEGVAMVCGFLIVIALGVAAFFAHKTRGKIWRYGKPNINWDRPLVDGKASEGRDVEDWVNNVEESHSVQDAPTLLVSEKAGGLLNASANSVISYSPAKVDSSSFNGDTYDNNQYSEQTTSRPSEVFSHGGRTSSSPSEETGGGRKPSANRGKRRRRNPELDESQYETEYTTGGETGNELDPEEWESMYPEITSDEQRHAYKREFDADLREYKRLCAEMDDINDHLNKLSRQLDTLDETSVKYQTVAEEYNQLKDLKRTSDYQSKKKECRRLRHKLFYIKRMVKDYDKTH